A stretch of Candidatus Polarisedimenticolia bacterium DNA encodes these proteins:
- the gmhB gene encoding D-glycero-beta-D-manno-heptose 1,7-bisphosphate 7-phosphatase has translation MSRPAVFMDRDGTISEEVGYVNHLSRYRLLPRSLEAIRLLNDAGFLTVVTTNQSGVARGYFSQALVEEVHARLRSLAASGGARLDAIYYCPHHPAEGSPPWRAQCDCRKPKPGMILRAAREHPIDLKTSFVVGDSVVDIEAGASAGVPGVLVLTGYGRGLVEHQRERFRTPPAHTADDLLDAVRWILGRRTAGGRP, from the coding sequence ATGAGCCGCCCCGCCGTCTTCATGGACCGGGACGGGACCATCAGCGAGGAGGTGGGATACGTCAATCACCTCTCCCGCTACCGGCTCCTGCCTCGGAGCCTCGAGGCGATCCGGCTGCTCAACGACGCCGGCTTCCTGACGGTCGTGACGACCAACCAGTCGGGGGTGGCCCGCGGCTACTTCAGCCAGGCGCTCGTCGAGGAAGTGCACGCGCGACTTCGATCGCTTGCGGCCTCCGGGGGGGCGCGCCTGGACGCCATCTATTACTGCCCGCACCATCCCGCAGAGGGGAGCCCTCCCTGGCGTGCCCAGTGCGACTGTCGCAAGCCGAAGCCGGGTATGATCCTGCGGGCGGCGCGCGAGCACCCGATTGATTTGAAGACGTCGTTCGTGGTGGGGGACAGCGTGGTGGACATCGAAGCCGGCGCGTCCGCCGGGGTGCCCGGAGTCCTGGTCCTGACAGGATACGGCCGCGGCCTCGTGGAGCACCAGAGAGAGAGGTTCAGGACGCCCCCGGCGCACACGGCCGACGACCTCCTGGACGCGGTGCGCTGGATCCTGGGACGACGGACGGCCGGAGGGCGCCCGTGA
- a CDS encoding PfkB family carbohydrate kinase — MTLRDSLLKSIDRMAGLSVLVVADLVLDEFEYGEIDRVSREAPVLILRHRKTDRLPGGGANAVHNLASLEGRPVVVGRVGQDESGERLVAILRERGADTSRIWRDPGYATPVKRRVLAGSAHSVKQQIVRVDRGGGCGAPVEGRPLWPSIREALGQAKGVLISDYGLGLMHPGTIGPVLDAVRGARLPLFVDSRSQLRSYRGMKAATPNLQEAEAALGERVNDDPDKLARAGTLLREAIDAETIVVTRGSRGMSVFTRGADPLHLPVYGTDEVADVTGAGDTVISVCALAMLSGCAPAEAARLANYAGGIVVMKRGTATVSRDELRRAVRSDPAVDSPSPPA; from the coding sequence GTGACCCTGCGCGATTCGCTGTTGAAGTCCATCGACCGGATGGCCGGGCTGAGCGTCCTGGTCGTCGCCGATCTCGTGCTGGACGAATTCGAGTACGGCGAGATCGACAGGGTCTCGCGGGAGGCGCCGGTCCTCATCCTGAGGCACCGGAAGACGGACCGTCTGCCGGGCGGCGGCGCCAACGCCGTCCACAACCTCGCATCGCTCGAAGGGCGCCCCGTGGTCGTGGGCCGGGTCGGCCAGGATGAGTCGGGTGAACGGCTCGTCGCGATCCTGCGCGAGCGCGGGGCGGACACCTCGCGCATCTGGCGCGATCCCGGTTACGCCACGCCGGTGAAACGCCGCGTGCTGGCCGGAAGCGCCCACTCGGTGAAGCAGCAGATCGTCCGCGTCGACCGGGGCGGGGGGTGCGGCGCGCCCGTCGAAGGGCGGCCCCTGTGGCCTTCGATCCGCGAGGCCCTCGGACAGGCGAAGGGCGTCCTGATCTCCGATTACGGGCTCGGCCTCATGCACCCGGGAACCATCGGTCCGGTCCTCGATGCGGTGCGCGGCGCGCGTTTGCCCCTCTTCGTGGACTCCCGCTCCCAGCTCCGATCGTACCGCGGCATGAAGGCGGCGACGCCCAACCTGCAGGAGGCGGAAGCGGCCCTCGGCGAGCGCGTGAACGATGATCCGGACAAGCTGGCGCGCGCCGGGACGCTCCTGCGCGAGGCCATCGACGCCGAAACGATCGTCGTGACGCGCGGCAGCCGCGGCATGTCCGTGTTCACCCGCGGCGCCGATCCGCTCCACCTCCCCGTGTACGGCACCGACGAGGTGGCGGACGTGACCGGGGCGGGCGACACGGTGATCAGCGTCTGCGCCCTGGCGATGCTGTCGGGCTGCGCCCCGGCGGAGGCTGCCCGGCTCGCCAACTACGCCGGAGGGATCGTGGTCATGAAGCGCGGGACGGCGACCGTCAGCCGCGACGAGCTGCGCCGGGCCGTGCGCTCCGATCCGGCCGTCGACAGCCCGTCGCCGCCGGCGTGA
- a CDS encoding adenylyltransferase/cytidyltransferase family protein: MTRPRARSAGRIVALPRLQRLVSRLRRRRPRPRIVLANGLFDLLHVGHVRYLRAASRLGDVLVVALNSDRSARSLRGPGRPIVPAADRSRLVAALDGVDFVVRFPSPTVAPLLRRLRPDVHCKGTDYTAASVPEREVVRAYGGTVRIAGDPKRHATSDLITGLRLRFGPDGSGPGRRARRG; the protein is encoded by the coding sequence GTGACCCGGCCCCGCGCCAGAAGCGCAGGCCGGATCGTCGCTCTTCCCCGGCTGCAGCGCCTCGTCTCCCGGCTGCGCCGCCGCCGACCGCGCCCGCGGATCGTCCTCGCCAACGGGCTCTTCGACCTTCTGCACGTCGGCCACGTCCGATATCTCAGGGCCGCGAGCCGGCTGGGAGACGTCCTGGTCGTCGCACTGAACAGCGACCGGTCGGCCCGCTCCCTGCGCGGCCCCGGCCGGCCGATCGTCCCGGCCGCGGACCGCTCCCGCCTGGTCGCGGCGCTCGACGGGGTCGATTTCGTGGTCCGGTTCCCCTCGCCCACGGTCGCGCCGCTCCTCCGCCGGCTTCGCCCCGATGTCCACTGCAAAGGCACGGACTACACGGCGGCCAGCGTGCCCGAACGGGAGGTGGTGCGAGCCTACGGCGGAACGGTGCGCATCGCCGGCGATCCCAAACGGCACGCCACGAGCGACCTGATCACCGGGCTGCGCCTGCGATTCGGGCCCGATGGGTCCGGCCCCGGCCGACGCGCCCGGCGCGGCTGA
- the rplQ gene encoding 50S ribosomal protein L17 → MRHNAGYRKLGRTKEHRKALLRNLATDLFRHERLTTTLPKAKELRPYAEKLITMARRDDLHSRRMVLGLVHDKGVVKKLFDTLGPRFTSRPGGYSRILKLGPRPGDGADMAIVELVGSEPVFKKQKEEKKARRDRKAKGREKEAAEAAAMEGAAEAAGEQEEKDGQDEKGKKK, encoded by the coding sequence ATGCGCCACAACGCAGGATACCGGAAGCTCGGCCGCACGAAGGAGCACAGGAAGGCGCTGCTCCGCAACCTGGCGACCGATCTGTTCCGGCACGAGCGCCTGACCACCACTCTCCCGAAGGCCAAGGAGCTCCGGCCCTATGCGGAGAAGCTCATCACGATGGCCCGGCGCGACGACCTGCACTCGCGACGCATGGTCCTGGGGCTGGTCCACGACAAGGGGGTGGTCAAGAAGCTGTTCGACACCCTCGGACCGAGGTTCACGTCCCGCCCGGGCGGCTACTCGCGCATCCTGAAGCTGGGGCCCCGTCCGGGGGACGGCGCCGACATGGCGATCGTCGAGCTGGTGGGCTCGGAGCCGGTCTTCAAGAAGCAGAAGGAAGAGAAGAAGGCCAGGCGGGACCGCAAGGCCAAGGGGCGCGAGAAGGAGGCGGCCGAGGCGGCCGCGATGGAAGGGGCCGCCGAGGCGGCCGGCGAGCAGGAGGAGAAGGACGGGCAGGACGAGAAGGGCAAGAAGAAATAA
- a CDS encoding DNA-directed RNA polymerase subunit alpha, translating into MLWKGFQRPKRLECDLELLTPTYGKFWAQPFERGFGTTIGNVLRRVLLSSIEGAAITAVKIEGVQHEFTSIPGVVEDTIDLILNLKQIPLKLNVSHAETIYLRAEGAGDVKAGHIETNPNVEILDPEVHIATLSEEGRLNIEMRVKPGRGYVPADRNFDTDLSIGFIPIDSVHSPVKKVNYTVEDARLGQTTDYDKLTIEVWTNGAVQPQSAVALASKLLKDHLSIFINFEETPEMDVEEVDREKDRMRENLMRSIEELELSVRSYNCLKNADIKTIADLVQKTEAEMLKTKNFGRKSLNEIKELLAEMGLSLGMKVDHILKPKEE; encoded by the coding sequence ATGCTGTGGAAAGGTTTCCAGAGGCCGAAGCGCCTTGAATGCGATCTGGAGTTGCTGACCCCGACGTACGGGAAGTTCTGGGCGCAGCCCTTCGAGAGGGGCTTCGGCACGACGATCGGCAACGTCCTGCGCCGGGTCCTCCTGTCGTCCATCGAAGGGGCGGCGATCACGGCGGTCAAGATCGAGGGCGTGCAGCACGAGTTCACGTCGATCCCGGGGGTGGTGGAGGACACCATCGACCTGATCCTCAACCTGAAGCAGATCCCGCTCAAGCTGAACGTGAGCCACGCCGAGACCATCTACCTGCGCGCCGAGGGGGCGGGGGACGTCAAGGCGGGCCACATCGAGACGAACCCGAACGTCGAGATCCTGGATCCCGAGGTGCACATCGCCACGCTCTCGGAGGAAGGGCGCCTGAACATCGAGATGCGCGTCAAGCCGGGGCGCGGCTACGTGCCGGCCGATCGGAACTTCGACACGGACCTGTCGATCGGATTCATCCCGATCGATTCGGTGCACTCCCCGGTCAAGAAGGTGAACTACACCGTCGAGGACGCGCGCCTGGGCCAGACCACCGACTACGACAAGCTGACCATCGAGGTCTGGACGAACGGCGCCGTGCAGCCGCAGAGCGCGGTCGCCCTCGCCAGCAAGCTCCTGAAGGACCACCTGTCCATCTTCATCAATTTCGAGGAAACACCCGAGATGGACGTGGAGGAGGTCGATCGCGAGAAGGACCGCATGCGCGAGAACCTGATGCGCTCGATCGAGGAGCTGGAGCTGTCGGTGCGCTCCTACAATTGCCTGAAGAACGCCGACATCAAGACGATCGCCGACCTGGTCCAGAAGACCGAGGCGGAGATGCTCAAGACCAAGAATTTCGGCCGCAAGTCGCTGAACGAGATCAAGGAGCTCCTGGCCGAAATGGGCCTCTCGCTCGGCATGAAGGTCGACCATATCCTGAAGCCGAAGGAGGAGTAG
- the rpsD gene encoding 30S ribosomal protein S4 has product MANIRGSVCRLCRREGLKLFLKGARCYTEKCAIERRNFAPGQHGKRRVKLQGYGVQLREKQKVKRLYRVLEKPFRLAFQEASRKKGVTGELLLINLERRLDNVVYRLGFTASRAQARQFVSHGHVRVDGRKVDIPSYLVRAGQVIAPKAKMEKHDALLASFEQARARGFPQWLSVDTATVRGTVASLPRREDVTMPIQEQLIVELYSK; this is encoded by the coding sequence GTGGCGAATATTCGTGGTTCGGTCTGCCGGCTCTGCCGCCGCGAGGGGCTGAAGCTGTTCTTGAAGGGGGCGCGCTGCTACACCGAGAAGTGCGCCATCGAGCGCCGGAACTTCGCTCCGGGCCAGCACGGCAAGCGCCGCGTGAAGCTGCAGGGATACGGCGTCCAGCTGCGCGAGAAGCAGAAGGTCAAGAGGCTCTACCGGGTCCTCGAGAAGCCGTTCCGTCTCGCCTTCCAGGAGGCCAGCCGGAAGAAGGGGGTCACCGGCGAGCTGCTCCTGATCAACCTCGAGCGCCGTCTCGACAACGTCGTCTACCGGCTCGGGTTCACGGCGTCGCGGGCCCAGGCGCGCCAGTTCGTGTCGCACGGGCACGTGCGCGTCGACGGCCGCAAGGTGGACATCCCGTCGTATCTCGTCCGGGCGGGTCAGGTCATCGCCCCCAAGGCCAAGATGGAGAAGCACGACGCTCTCCTGGCCTCCTTCGAGCAGGCCCGCGCCCGCGGTTTCCCGCAGTGGCTGTCCGTGGACACCGCGACGGTCCGGGGGACCGTCGCCTCCCTGCCGCGGCGGGAGGACGTCACGATGCCGATCCAGGAACAGCTCATCGTCGAGCTTTACAGCAAGTAA
- the rpsK gene encoding 30S ribosomal protein S11: MRKAPGKKKDKKNVPFAIAHVHASFNNTVITICDQTGNVLSWSSAGCIGFKGSRKGTPFAAQIAAQAAANAAKEHGVRQVEVRVTGPGAGRESSIRAMQAVGLEIKAIKDVTPIPHNGCRPPKRRRV; the protein is encoded by the coding sequence GTGCGCAAGGCGCCCGGGAAGAAGAAGGACAAGAAGAACGTCCCCTTCGCGATCGCCCACGTCCATGCCAGCTTCAACAACACGGTGATCACCATCTGCGACCAGACGGGGAACGTCCTGTCCTGGTCGTCCGCCGGCTGCATCGGCTTCAAGGGCTCGCGCAAGGGCACGCCGTTCGCCGCGCAGATCGCGGCCCAGGCGGCGGCGAACGCGGCCAAGGAGCACGGTGTCCGGCAGGTGGAAGTCCGCGTCACGGGGCCGGGTGCGGGACGGGAGTCCTCGATCCGCGCCATGCAGGCCGTGGGGCTCGAAATCAAGGCGATCAAGGACGTCACGCCGATCCCGCATAACGGCTGCCGTCCCCCGAAGCGCCGGCGCGTCTGA
- the rpsM gene encoding 30S ribosomal protein S13 — protein sequence MARIAGVDLPQNKRVEIALTYIFGIGRSRSSRILSKAGVTKDIKVKDLAEDEVRRIRDVIQEEGQVEGDLRKNVQMDIKRLIDIGCYRGMRHRRNLPVRGQRTHTNARTRKGPRKTVAGKKKAPVGKKG from the coding sequence GTGGCACGCATCGCCGGAGTCGACCTACCGCAGAACAAGAGGGTCGAGATCGCGCTGACGTACATCTTCGGGATCGGCCGTTCGCGCAGCAGCCGCATCCTGTCGAAGGCCGGGGTCACGAAGGACATCAAGGTGAAGGATCTGGCCGAGGACGAGGTGCGCCGGATCCGCGACGTGATCCAGGAGGAGGGGCAGGTCGAGGGGGACCTGCGCAAGAACGTGCAGATGGACATCAAGCGGCTGATCGATATCGGCTGCTACCGTGGCATGCGGCACCGCCGCAACCTCCCGGTGCGGGGGCAGAGGACGCACACGAACGCGCGCACCCGCAAGGGCCCGCGCAAGACCGTGGCCGGCAAGAAGAAGGCGCCGGTCGGCAAGAAGGGCTAG
- the rpmJ gene encoding 50S ribosomal protein L36 — protein sequence MKVRASVKRICDKCKVIKRRGVVRVICDNPKHKQRQG from the coding sequence ATGAAAGTCAGGGCGTCGGTCAAGAGAATCTGCGACAAGTGCAAGGTCATCAAGAGGCGCGGCGTGGTGCGGGTGATCTGCGACAACCCGAAGCACAAGCAGCGCCAGGGATAG
- the infA gene encoding translation initiation factor IF-1 yields MPKDEAIQVEATVVEPLPNAMFRVQLDNKHQVLAHISGKMRKNFIRILTGDRVLVELSPYDLSRGRIVYRFK; encoded by the coding sequence TTGCCGAAGGACGAGGCGATCCAGGTGGAAGCGACCGTGGTCGAGCCGCTGCCGAACGCCATGTTCAGGGTGCAGCTGGACAACAAGCACCAGGTGCTGGCGCATATTTCGGGAAAGATGCGCAAGAACTTCATCCGGATCCTGACGGGAGACAGGGTGCTCGTGGAGCTGTCGCCCTACGACCTGTCGCGGGGGCGGATCGTGTACCGGTTCAAGTGA